A genomic stretch from Setaria viridis chromosome 1, Setaria_viridis_v4.0, whole genome shotgun sequence includes:
- the LOC117847301 gene encoding dof zinc finger protein PBF — MVASPPREEAVAARNVKAKQARQQQVVASGSGERKPRPQQDQALNCPRCNSTNTKFCYYNNYSMTQPRYFCKACRRNWTLGGTLRNVPVGGGSRKKKQNPAGGSSASSAPPASSSSSNDSKKMNIVTQQLLTMPTATTPMPADFPNVLPTFMSIGGSFQLPSSDQHSLPFAPLSLSSNPGTMLSFMERGGFLDGSSSNGMASLPILPVPSFGVMQHGHGMMGGSSDQQMMGPLQGVDQEVKPPMATAGGSGLQQWPSSTTQEQQVVGGDGSADNNNDNNMDGGASGSSSGVERYWQGGFN, encoded by the coding sequence atggtggcATCACCACCCAGGGAGGAAGCAGTTGCAGCTAGGAACGTCAAGGCCAAGCAGGCACGGCAACAGCAGGTGGtggcgagcggcagcggggaGCGTAAGCCGCGGCCACAGCAGGACCAGGCGCTCAACTGCCCGCGCTGCAACTCCACCAACACCAAGTTCTGCTACTACAACAACTACAGCATGACACAACCGCGCTACTTCTGCAAGGCCTGCCGCCGCAACTGGACGTTGGGCGGCACCCTCCGCAATGTTCCTGTCGGCGGCGGCTCCCGGAAGAAAAAGCAGAACCCTGCCGggggctcctccgcctcctcggcaCCACCTGCATCATCCTCGAGCTCCAATGACTCCAAGAAGATGAACATTGTCACACAGCAACTGCTGACAATGCCTACTGCTACGACACCTATGCCCGCCGACTTCCCCAACGTGCTCCCGACGTTCATGTCGATAGGCGGCAGCTTCCAGCTCCCCAGCAGTGACCAGCACTCCCTGCCCTTCGCACCCTTGTCTCTGTCGTCCAACCCTGGAACGATGTTGTCATTCATGGAGAGAGGAGGGTTTCTtgacggcagcagcagcaatgggATGGCATCGTTGCCAATTCTTCCGGTGCCGTCGTTTGGTGTGATGCAGCATGGGCATGGGATGATGGGTGGATCATCTGACCAACAGATGATGGGGCCTCTGCAGGGTGTGGATCAGGAAGTGAAGCCACCTATGGCTactgctggtggtagtgggctCCAGCAGTGGCCGTCGTCAACAACCCAGGAGCAGCAGGTAGTTGGTGGTGATGGCAGTGCGGACAACAACAACGACAACAACATGGACGGTGGGGCatcaggcagcagcagcggggtCGAGCGCTACTGGCAAGGAGGCTTCAACTAA
- the LOC117863472 gene encoding uncharacterized protein, which produces MATVNKNMIVNGVGNRHHHDDDDEQVLPSLLAAARPFLRGELGAADPELPSLVSVLRAAGAGECYHKHGTFLAHLVDVYRILRLWGAPGAVARCGLFHSSYSNSYVNLAIFQPDTGRDRVRGIVGAPAERLVHLFCVVPRHQIIHDDLLFHYTDQELRDHLAASQAAVDGDAASTGQELPAWRRKLRSLVPVDGVVARHIRTGEPVALSRRVVAAFLLMTVADFSDQYTDYQDELFGNEDGRLEFAGDNWAALWPGTGKPGLWVSAMSRMAALYNLIARDDQLLLREGGGGKNVEVSDDDMLVGEMVVPPVFEGCTRVLDPEEQKAARDLYWAAICGGGGKKAAEGLLRESVRRNPFVGEPWLVLAQVLLNEGGGRYEEAAAAAARGVRLLLEWGSSWDKRMSWEGWVSWGRLMRDKAKRREWPRTAWGIINLGLVDGVANCN; this is translated from the coding sequence atggCGACCGTCAACAAGAACATGATCGTGAACGGCGTCGGCAACCGCCACCAtcatgatgacgacgacgagcagGTGCTTCCgtccctgctcgccgccgcccgcccgttcCTCCGCGGCGAGCTAGGCGCGGCGGACCCGGAGCTGCCATCGCTGGTGTCCGTGCtccgcgcggccggcgccggcgagtgcTACCACAAGCACGGCACGTTCCTGGCGCACCTCGTCGACGTCTACCGCATCCTCCGCCTGTGGGGCGCGCCGGGCGCCGTGGCGCGCTGCGGCCTCTTCCACTCCTCCTACTCCAACTCCTACGTCAACCTCGCCATCTTCCAGCCCGACACCGGCCGCGACCGCGTCAGGGGCATCGTCGGCGCCCCCGCCGAGCGCCTCGTCCACCTCTTCTGCGTTGTCCCCAGGCACCAGATCATCCACGACGACCTGCTCTTCCACTACACCGACCAGGAGCTCAGGGACCACCTCGCCGCCTCGCAGGCTGCAGTGGATGGCGACGCCGCCTCCACTGGACAAGAGCTGCCGGCGTGGCGACGGAAGCTGCGGTCTTTGGTCCCGGTGGACGGCGTGGTGGCGCGGCACATCCGCACGGGGGAGCCGGTGGCGCTGTCgcggcgggtggtggcggcgttcCTCCTTATGACCGTGGCGGACTTCAGCGACCAGTACACGGACTACCAGGACGAGCTGTTCGGGAACGAGGACGGGCGGCTGGAGTTCGCCGGCGACAACTGGGCCGCGCTGTGGCCGGGCACCGGCAAGCCGGGGCTGTGGGTGAGTGCCATGTCGCGGATGGCGGCGCTCTACAACCTCATCGCCAGGGACgaccagctgctgctgcgggaGGGTGGCGGAGGCAAGAATGTCGAGGTCAGCGACGATGACATGCTGGTGGGTGAGATGGTGGTCCCGCCGGTGTTCGAGGGGTGCACCCGCGTGCTGGACCCGGAGGAGCAGAAGGCGGCGAGGGACCTGTACTGGGCTGccatctgcggcggcggcggcaagaaagCGGCAGAAGGGTTGCTGCGGGAGAGCGTCAGGAGGAACCCGTTCGTGGGCGAGCCGTGGCTGGTGCTGGCGCAGGTGCTCCTCAACGAGGGGGGCGGCAGgtacgaggaggcggcggcggcggcggcgcgcggggtgcggctgctgctggagtGGGGGAGCAGCTGGGACAAGCGCATGTCATGGGAGGGGTGGGTGTCGTGGGGCAGGCTGATGAGGGACAAGGCCAAGCGCCGGGAGTGGCCGCGCACCGCCTGGGGCATCATCAACCTCGGCCTCGTCGACGGCGTCGCCAACTGCAACTGA
- the LOC117841567 gene encoding peroxidase 70, with translation MASSSTTSHFCLLVAFFPLSSAVYGQLSTSFYASSCPALEHIVRSAVAQAIATDSRMGASLLRLFFHDCFVQGCDASILLDDVGSFVGEKTAFPNVNSVRGYDVIDSIKTAVEANCPGVVSCADIVALAARDGTVLLGGPSWDVPLGRRDSTTASRTLASSDLPSPASDLATLITAFGNKGLSARDMTALSGAHTVGYAQCKNFRSHIYNDTDIDAAFAALRRGSCDYTAGPTDGNLAPLDERTELAFDNAYYADLEARRVLLRSDQELFNGGSQDSLVQDYSTDGALFFADFVAAMINLGNISPLTGNAGQIRANCSVVNSS, from the exons ATGGCTTCTTCGTCCACTACAAGCCATTTTTGCTTACTCGTTGCCTTCTTCCCGCTCTCCTCCGCCGTATACGGACAGCTCTCGACGTCATTCTACGCCTCGAGCTGCCCGGCGCTAGAGCACATCGTGCGCTCCGCCGTGGCTCAGGCCATTGCCACCGACAGCCGGATGGGCGCCTCCCTCCTCAGGctcttcttccacgactgcttcgttcAG GGCTGCGACGCCTCTATTCTTCTAGACGACGTGGGCAGCTTCGTGGGCGAGAAAACCGCCTTCCCCAACGTCAACTCCGTCCGCGGCTACGATGTCATCGACAGTATCAAGACGGCCGTCGAGGCCAACTGCCCCGgcgtcgtctcctgcgccgacatcgtcGCCCTCGCCGCACGAGACGGCACCGTTCTG CTCGGGGGTCCAAGCTGGGACGTGCCTCTCGGCCGGCGCGactcgacgacggcgagccgTACCCTCGCGAGCAGCGACCTCCCGTCGCCGGCCTCCGACCTCGCCACGCTCATCACGGCGTTCGGCAACAAGGGCCTGAGCGCGCGCGACATGACGgcgctctccggcgcgcacaCCGTCGGCTACGCGCAGTGCAAGAACTTCCGCAGCCACATCTACAACGACACCGACATTGACGCGGCGTTCGCCGCGCTGCGGCGGGGCAGCTGCGACTACACGGCTGGGCCCACCGATGGCAACCTGGCGCCGCTCGATGAGCGGACGGAGCTGGCCTTCGACAACGCCTACTACGCGGACCTGGAGGCCAGGCGCGTCCTGCTGCGCTCCGACCAGGAGCTCTTCAATGGCGGGTCGCAGGACTCGCTGGTGCAGGACTACAGCACGGACGGCGCGCTCTTCTTCGCCGACTTCGTGGCGGCGATGATAAACTTGGGGAACATCAGCCCGCTCACCGGAAACGCCGGCCAGATCAGGGCCAACTGTAGTGTGGTCAACAGCAGCTGA